A region of the Roseovarius nanhaiticus genome:
TGATCTGCGCAATATTCTGACCTCGGCGCAGCTCTTTACCGACCGACTGGAGACGTCCGAGGATCCGATGGTCAAGCGCATGGCGCCCAAGCTGGTCAACTCGATCACCCGCGCCGTGAACCTCTGCGAATCGACGCTGGCCTATGGCAAAGCCGAAGAGCCACCGCCGCGCCTGTCACGCTTTGCGCTGCTGGATATCGTCACGGATGTGATCGACAGCGAGCGTTTGTCGGCAGGCGACGCCGAGATCAGCTTTTCCGAGGATGTGCGCGCGGGGTTTCAGCTGAGGGCCGATCCCGAACAGCTTTACCGCGTGATCGCCAATCTTGTGCGCAACGCGCGCCAGGCCATCGTGACCAGTGGCCGCCCGGGCGAAATCAACGTGCAGGCCGATGAGACCGACGAGGCTGTCACGATCCGCATCAGCGATACTGGCCCCGGGCTGCCACCCAAGGCGCGCGAGCATCTCTTTACGCCGTTTCAAGGCGGCGCCACCAAAGGCGGCTCGGGCCTTGGCCTGACGATTTCCTTCGAGCTGGTGCGCGGCCACGGCGGAAGCCTGGCGCTGGAATATACCGGCCCGGACGGCACCGCCTTTGTCATTACATTGCCCAAAGGTGACCTGAGATCAGCGTGATTTTCTGCCATTCGGCGCTTGCAAACCCGGAACGCAGCCTTTAATGCCTCCCCTCGTGGACCGATAGCTCAGCTGGATAGAGTACTTGACTACGAATCAAGGGGTCGGGGGTTCGAATCCTCCTCGGTCCGCCACCACCACATTTTGTATGGTTTGAATGGGTCGCCTTGGGCGGCCTTTTTCTTTTGATCGTTAGGCCTTAGGTCGACGCGTCGTTCGCCTTGAGTTTCTTTCGATGGCGCATATACTCGTTCATTGAGTGGTATGGATTGTGGTATTTCAGAATGGCTCTGTCAGGTAAGCTGACCAGGAAGTTAGTGGAGAACCTTGGCGCTGGGCGGCATGGTGACGGGAACGGCCTTTACCTGGTGGTCGATCCCTCCGGTGCGAGGCGTTGGATCGTACGGGTGGTGGTCAAGGGTCAGAGGAACAAGAAGGGTGCGCCGCTGCGCACTGATTTTGGTTTGGGTGGTGCTGACATCGTGACGCTCAATCAGGCACGCGAGCGCGCGCTGGAATATCGCCGTATGGCCAAACAGGGACTGAACCCGCGTTTCAATGTGCGCCAAGAGGTGCCTACCTTTGAGGAGTTCGCCAAGCAGGTCCACATTGACCGGATGCCCACATGGAAAAACGCGAAGCATGGGCAGCAGTGGATCAACACGCTACGGGACTATGCATTTCCCAAGATAGGCCGGATGCCGATTGATAGCATCGACCAGCCCGAAGTGATGATGTGCCTCGCGCCTATCTGGACGGAAAAGCACGAGACCGCAAAGCGATTGGCCCAACGGATCAAGACGGTGCTGGACGTGGCGCGCTCTAGAGGATTTCGGTCTGATGAGAATCCCGTAACCGCGATCAAGGACGCGAACGCGCTGCCCAAGGTGAAAGCCAAGCCTAAGCACCACAACGCAATGCGTTGGCAAGACGTGCCTGCCTTCTACGCTGACCTGAAGACACGCAATGCGATGGCCGCAAAGGCGCTGATGTTCACCTGTCTGACCGGATCAAGGACTGGCGAGGCGCTGGGACTTCGCTGGGAAGAAATCGACTTTGAAGCACGACTTTGGACCTGTCCGGCGATCCGCATGAAGACGGGTGTGGATCACCGAGTTCCGCTGACGGATGAGATGCTGGCTATTATTGAGCCTTTGAGAGCGATGCGATCCGAGTACGTGTTTGAGGGCCAGAAACGGCATAAGCCGCTGTCGAACATGTCGATGCTGATGCTGCTACGCAGGATGCAAACTGAGGGCGTCACCGTGCATGGCTTCCGATCTACCTTCCGCGACTGGGCGTCTGAGGTGGCGAATGTGCCGCGCGAGGTGGCAGAAATGAGTCTGGCGCATACGGTCGGGTCGAATGTTGAACGGGCTTATGCGCGGTCTGACCTGTTGGACAAGCGGCGAGTTTTGATGGTGCGATGGTCTGATTTCGTTACTGGAACTGGCGGGCAAGTGGTCAGCTTCGCCGGCGCCACGAAAATTTGAAATACAGAAAGGTGTCGCCAACGCCACCTTTTGACCATTGACCCATTTGGTAGAGATGCTGTTGAGCAAGATTGAAATGCTGAAAGGGGGCGCTTACCGTCCCCTTTATGCACCAGGATTCGAAACAAGAACGGGTTGAAGCAGTCGTTGATCGGTTGATCGGGCCAAGGCCGCGCAATGCGCTTGCATTTGATGCTACGTGGGAACGCCCACGTTTAGATACGTCTAGGCCGAACATACATGACAGCAAAAAAGACTTTGTAAACGAGAGAGATGCGGTTGCGTCCATTGTCGAGCACTTGGAGGCGGCATTCAACGAACTGCGCGGCTCAAAGGATGATGCCCAGCACCAAGAAATGATTGACCGCTTGAAGTCCGCCGTCGATGCGGGCGCAAGAAAGCCGCAGGAGTTCGACGAATTTGAAACTGCGCGTGATCTGACGTTGCAAAACATGGTTCAGACAGGGTTTTACTTCAATTCTCTATTCGTCATATTTCGGATGATTATTGTTTATGAAGAACGGCTTAAAGAGCTGATAGATCAAGAAAAACAATTTTGGAGCCTGCCCTATCGCGCCCCAAACTACTACGCCAGAACCATAGCCCTGAGGTTGGCGCGCCTCTACGCCTTTCATAAGCGACAGAAGCCACCTTTCGGCACGGCTAGGGATGGAAACCACCCCTCAACGGATTTTGGTCGGGCGCTTGAAGAAATCTTTGCTGTACTTGGAATTAAAGCAGCGGTGCGGAAAGCCGCAGAATGGGCGATTGAGCAACTCACGGAAGCCGATATTAATCCGCCGGTTAATACAATGGGTGGGCTACTCGGCATGGACCCGCGCCCTAGCATCGAAGGGCGACAAGAAACGAAAAGCCGGATCGCCGATTTGCTGACGAAAAGCCCCCGAAACTAAGACCTTTTGGCCTTGGTGATAAGGGGTTTC
Encoded here:
- a CDS encoding tyrosine-type recombinase/integrase; the encoded protein is MALSGKLTRKLVENLGAGRHGDGNGLYLVVDPSGARRWIVRVVVKGQRNKKGAPLRTDFGLGGADIVTLNQARERALEYRRMAKQGLNPRFNVRQEVPTFEEFAKQVHIDRMPTWKNAKHGQQWINTLRDYAFPKIGRMPIDSIDQPEVMMCLAPIWTEKHETAKRLAQRIKTVLDVARSRGFRSDENPVTAIKDANALPKVKAKPKHHNAMRWQDVPAFYADLKTRNAMAAKALMFTCLTGSRTGEALGLRWEEIDFEARLWTCPAIRMKTGVDHRVPLTDEMLAIIEPLRAMRSEYVFEGQKRHKPLSNMSMLMLLRRMQTEGVTVHGFRSTFRDWASEVANVPREVAEMSLAHTVGSNVERAYARSDLLDKRRVLMVRWSDFVTGTGGQVVSFAGATKI